In one Nicotiana tomentosiformis chromosome 6, ASM39032v3, whole genome shotgun sequence genomic region, the following are encoded:
- the LOC104113523 gene encoding uncharacterized protein — translation MSAISNFTACRRFENVAGLTKDSPGLGLIHKKVNISRPFQKVSLVHSKRMFKGSNIRMTMVDERLSSGKVVVPSEVLAYELVQGAKVRWSYIMEGSLPEPPTAVLLHGILGSRKNWGSFARRLVQEFPKWQFLLVDLRCHGDSASLKKRGPHTVASAALDVLKLLGQLRLTPRVVVGHSFGGKVALSMVEQVAKPLARPVRVWVLDATPGEVRAGADGDDHPAELISFLSKLPKEVSSKRDIMEALILEGFSRDVAQWVVTNLRQTNPVGSSPSHLSWVFDLKGIAEMYQSYEDTNLWKIVEDVPRGVHVNFLKAERSLHRWALEDIRRIHVAEEQAVEEGGGVEMHVLEDAGHWVHADNPDGLFKILSFSFQGF, via the exons ATGTCGGCCATTTCGAATTTCACGGCGTGCCGGCGTTTCGAAAATGTAGCTGGATTAACAAAAGACTCCCCCGGGCTTGGTTTGATTCATAAGAAAGTGAATATTTCTAGACCATTCCAGAAG GTGTCTCTTGTTCATTCAAAAAGGATGTTTAAAGGTTCAAATATAAGAATGACAATGGTTGATGAGAGACTTTCCAGTGGGAAGGTTGTTGTGCCATCTGAAGTATTG GCATATGAGCTCGTCCAAGGAGCAAAA GTAAGATGGAGTTATATCATGGAGGGATCTTTGCCTGAACCACCAACTGCTGTTCTCTTGCATGGTATTCTTGGCAGCAGGAAAAACTGGG GAAGCTTTGCAAGGAGATTGGTTCAAGAATTTCCGAAATGGCAG TTTCTCCTAGTGGACTTGCGGTGCCATGGTGATTCAGCATCTCTCAAGAAGAGGGGCCCACATACCGTTGCATCAGCTGCTCTTGATGTCTTAAAGCTG CTTGGCCAGCTCAGACTGACTCCGCGAGTTGTAGTTGGTCACAGCTTTGGAGGAAAAG TTGCATTGAGTATGGTTGAGCAGGTTGCAAAACCCCTTGCACGTCCAGTTAGA GTCTGGGTTCTAGATGCTACTCCAGGAGAGGTTCGAGCTGGTGCAGATGGAGATGATCATCCAGCTGAATTGATATCATTTCTGAGTAAATTACCAAAAGAG GTCTCTTCAAAACGAGATATCATGGAGGCTCTTATACTTGAAGGTTTTTCCAGGGATGTAGCACAG TGGGTGGTAACTAACCTTCGTCAAACCAACCCTGTTGGTTCATCCCCTTCACATTTATCATGGGTATTTGATCTCAAAGGTATTGCCGAGATGTATCAATCATACGAAGATACAAATTTGTG GAAAATTGTGGAAGATGTTCCTCGGGGTGTGCATGTTAATTTTTTGAAAGCAGAAAGAAGTCTGCATAGGTGGGCCCTTGAGGATATCAGAAGAATCCATGTTGCTGAGGAACAAGCTGTAGAGGAGGGAGGTGGAGTTGAAATGCATGTCCTTGAAGATGCAGGTCATTGG GTACATGCCGATAACCCAGATGGGCTGTTCAAGAtcctttcattttctttccaaggATTTTAG
- the LOC104113522 gene encoding 11-beta-hydroxysteroid dehydrogenase B: MDLVNSVLNFVVPPASLVMLAFAWPALTFINTCEWLYNSFFGEDMEDKVVIITGASSGIGEQIAYEYAKRKAHLVLVARRENRLWGISENARGLGAKSVLTTAADVVKEADCRRFITETVNLYGRVDHLVNTASLGHTFYLEEATDTNVFPILMDINFWGNVYPTYVALPYLRQNKGRVIVNASVESWLPLPRMSLYSAAKAALVNFYETLRFEVNGDVGVTIATHGWIGTEMTGGRFMLEEGAEMQWKEEREVHASGSSVEDFAKLIVSGACRGDPYVKYPSWHDIFLLYRVFTPNVLQWTFRMLLADQGARRTSFIGTGRPLAESTSPRRQPLAESTSPRRQPLLEPTSSPRRRVGPVPVQQQIE, from the exons atggATTTGGTGAATTCAGTGCTGAATTTTGTGGTACCACCAGCAAGTTTGGTGATGCTGGCGTTTGCATGGCCAGCTTTGACATTCATAAACACGTGTGAATGGCTCTACAACTCTTTCTTTGGTGAAGATATGGAGGACAAGGTTGTCATCATCACTGGTGCTTCTTCTGGAATTGGAGAG CAAATAGCATATGAATATGCAAAGAGGAAAGCCCATCTAGTTCTGGTTGCACGAAGAGAAAACAGACTCTGGGGAATCAGTGAGAATGCCAGGGGACTAGGTGCAAAAAGTGTCCTCACAACAGCTGCAGATGTTGTTAAGGAAGCTGATTGTAGGAGATTTATCACAGAGACTGTAAATCTATACGGGCGTG TGGATCATCTTGTAAATACAGCAAGTTTGGGTCATACTTTCTACCTGGAAGAAGCCACAGATACAAATGTCTTTCCCATTTTGATG GATATCAACTTTTGGGGAAACGTATATCCTACCTATGTAGCTCTACCTTACCTGCGGCAAAACAAGGGCCGAGTCATTGTGAATGCTTCAGTAGAGAGTTGGTTACCCTTGCCAAGGATGAGCCTATATTCT GCAGCAAAAGCAGCACTTGTAAATTTTTATGAGACGTTGAGATTCGAGGTGAACGGTGACGTAGGGGTCACAATAGCAACACACGGATGGATTGGGACTGAAATGACAGGGGGAAGATTCATGCTAGAGGAAGGTGCTGAGATGCAGTGGAAGGAAGAAAGAGAA GTTCATGCATCGGGAAGTTCAGTGGAGGACTTTGCAAAGTTGATTGTGTCAGGGGCATGCCGAGGAGATCCATATGTGAAATATCCGAGTTGGCACGACATTTTCCTTCTCTATAGAGTATTCACACCAAATGTTCTTCAGTGGACATTTCGGATGTTGCTTGCAGACCAAGGTGCACGGAGGACTTCCTTCATTGGCACGGGAAGGCCTCTCGCTGAGTCAACCTCTCCTCGCAGACAGCCTCTTGCTGAGTCAACCTCTCCTCGCAGACAGCCTCTTCTCGAGCCAACCTCTTCTCCCCGGAGACGAGTGGGGCCTGTTCCGGTTCAGCAGCAGATTGAATGA